One Vespa crabro chromosome 1, iyVesCrab1.2, whole genome shotgun sequence genomic region harbors:
- the LOC124429695 gene encoding uncharacterized protein LOC124429695, producing MLHLIVKKTLPKNVSLLHLGTFNAHRSLSNQKQQSVNANVPGLSDKCYKLPTKPVGPGASKDKEYKNPEYFCYHLDSFAEAEVELEKYRLPAPSNKRPFKQ from the exons ATGTTGCATCTAATCGTTAAGAAGACTTTACCAAAG AATGTCTCATTGCTTCACCTTGGAACATTCAATGCACATCGTTCTTTATCCAATCAAAAACAACAAAGTGTAAATGCAAATGTACCAGGACTTAGCGATAAATGTTACAAACTTCCCACGAAAC CGGTGGGACCAGGTGCATCCAAAGATAAAGAGTATAAAAATCCAGAGTACTTTTGTTATCACTTAGATTCATTCGCAGAAGCAGAAGTGGAATTAGAAAAATACAGGTTACCAGCTCCTTCTAACAAAAGACCCTTCAAGCAATGA
- the LOC124429614 gene encoding farnesyl pyrophosphate synthase isoform X1: MSFSVIGRRVITFCGNEFYRKHTNLSDKIQLFRTTNAKIGMAGHITTQKTWMTSKDESREIMALWPDLVRDITNINYYLDIPEVSKWMAKVLQYNVPNGRKRRALTLVYAYRMLVPSDQLTKENIRLARILGWCVELLQAFLLVIDDVQDKSHVRRNQTCWYLHNDIGLGAINDALMIEQAVYQILYIHLKEKECYIDIVDLFHKITSKTILGQCLDLLSNNFGKKINLNQFTMDRYNSIVKYKTAYYGFLLPVQIAMYLANIKDPEMHRQVKTILLEMGHFYQVQDDYLDCYGNTTVTGKDSTDIQEGKCSWLIVVALQRATPEQRKILEECYGSKDLEKIERVKSLYNDLGLSNTYSIYEEETYNLLNTHIQQVSRGLPHDFFFNLLEKIYHRVN, encoded by the exons ATGTCTTTCTCTGTCATTGGAAGGAGAGTAATTACTTTCTGCGGCAATGAATTTTATCGCAAGCACACCAATCTATCTGACAAGATTCAATTATTTAG AACGACAAACGCAAAGATAGGAATGGCGGGGCATATCACGACACAAAAAACCTGGATGACAAGCAAAGACGAAAGTCGCGAAATTATGGCTTTATGGCCTGATCTCGTTCGGgatattacgaatataaattattacttgGATATACCTGAAGTCTCCAAGTGGATGGCCAAG GTATTGCAGTATAATGTTCCTAACGGAAGAAAAAGGCGAGCATTAACATTGGTTTATGCTTATCGAATGCTCGTACCTTCGGATCAATTAACAAAGGAAAATATTCGCTTGGCGCGTATATTAGGCTGGTGTGTAGAACTG cTTCAAGCATTCCTATTGGTAATAGACGATGTCCAAGATAAATCTCATGTACGAAGAAATCAAACTTGTTGGTATCTTCATAATGACATTGGTTTAGGAGCCATTAACGATGCATTAATGATAGAACAAGCCGTTTATCAAATACtttatattcatttgaaagaaaaagaatgttatATCGATATAGTAGATTTGTTTCACAAG ATCACTTCGAAAACGATATTAGGACAATGTTTAGATCTGTTGTCAAATAATTTTGGTaagaagataaatttaaatcaatttacgATGGATCGATATAATTCTATCGTTAAGTACAAAACTGCCTATTATGGGTTTCTACTGCCAGTTCAGATTGCTATGTATTTA GCGAATATAAAAGATCCAGAAATGCACAGACAAgtgaaaacaattttattagagATGGGCCACTTTTATCAAGTTCAAGATGATTATTTAGATTGTTATGGCAATACAACAGTTACTGGTAAAGATTCTACGGATATACAGGAGGGAAAATGCTCATGGTTAATAGTTGTTGCTTTGCAACGTGCTACCCctgaacaaagaaaaatattagag GAATGTTATGGCTCAAAGGATTTGgaaaaaattgaacgagtAAAAAGTCTATACAATGATTTAGGTTTATCAAACACCTATTCCATATATGAAGAGGAAACATATAATCTGCTTAATACGCACATACAACAAGTATCACGCGGCTTACCgcacgatttcttttttaatttattggaaaaaatatatcatagagtaaattaa
- the LOC124429638 gene encoding probable RNA-binding protein CG14230, whose translation MMTGHIESEKKRLLSLKRKKEAFKVKEQLIHDALKNLDKRKADNKIVFDDGIVSEKEKGKRKILFDNEDDDDEEVTWNDDKFETKKNVDEKYIKLQGSIGNDSRFTLDNRFIEEDVRDKGDIEEIGKCDSQNEREWQFNILEDVLGGPIATKLKNEETVKKFAMIRYDPTEEKHKQYELPTEEIKSNAKIKKKKKKLEIEVETEKDEMVVVSKDIYYSVSDSLTKSLQDRQQGEFSLLKAYGKDVNETDKRGVGKMKEEMVEKRKSFLNFDLANPFKYDSSDDENGINLDVQRLTDQKEEKESNRLFVKDNDNLFFSTNDRRFEDGLNFFKKELVANNEFTNLRRELKQIVRAKVRKNVRKTEKWGSRKKIRKPS comes from the exons atgATGACCGGACATATCGAGTCAGAAAAAAAGCGTTTGctatcattaaaaagaaaaaaggaagcgTTTAAAGTTAAAGAACAGCTTATTCATGACGCATTAAAAAATTTG gataaaagaaaagcagaTAATAAGATCGTGTTCGATGATGGGATTGtcagtgaaaaagagaagggaaaacgTAAGATCTTGTTTGATAATgaagatgacgacgatgaagagGTTACTTGGAACGATGATAAAttcgaaacgaagaaaaatgtagACGAGAAG tatattaaattacaaGGAAGTATTGGTAATGACTCTCGGTTTACCTTGGACAATCGTTTTATCGAAGAAGATGTAAGGGATAAAGGGGATATAGAAGAAATCGGCAAATGTGATTcacaaaatgaaagagaatggCAATTTAATATACTAGAAGACGTTTTGGGTGGGCCAATTGCGACAAAgcttaaaaatgaagaaacagTCAA AAAATTTGCAATGATACGATATGACCCAACGGAGGAGAAACACAAACAATACGAACTTCCAACGGAAGAAATTAAGTCTAATgcaaagattaaaaagaaaaagaaaaaactagaaATTGAAGTAGAAACTGAGAAAGATGAAATGGTTGTAGTATCaaaggatatatattattcggtGTCGGATTCATTGACCAAGAGTTTACAAGATCGTCAACAAGGAGAATTTAGTTTATTGAAGGCATATGGAAAGGACGTGAACGAGACTG ATAAAAGAGGCGTAggaaaaatgaaggaagaaatggtcgaaaagcgaaaatcGTTTCTGAATTTCGACTTGGCAAATCCGTTTAAATACGATTCCTCGGATGACGAAAATGGTATTAATTTAGATGTTCAACGTTTAACAGAtcagaaagaagagaaagaatcaaatcgtttatttgtaaaagataacgataatttgttcttttcaACGAACGATAGGCGCTTCGAAG ATGgtttaaatttctttaaaaaggaATTGGTGGCAAATAACGAATTTACAAATTTGAGACGTGAATTAAAACAAATCGTACGTGCAAAAGTTCGTAAGAATGTTAGAAAGACGGAAAAATGgggaagtagaaaaaaaataagaaaaccgTCGTAA
- the LOC124429614 gene encoding farnesyl pyrophosphate synthase isoform X2: MAGHITTQKTWMTSKDESREIMALWPDLVRDITNINYYLDIPEVSKWMAKVLQYNVPNGRKRRALTLVYAYRMLVPSDQLTKENIRLARILGWCVELLQAFLLVIDDVQDKSHVRRNQTCWYLHNDIGLGAINDALMIEQAVYQILYIHLKEKECYIDIVDLFHKITSKTILGQCLDLLSNNFGKKINLNQFTMDRYNSIVKYKTAYYGFLLPVQIAMYLANIKDPEMHRQVKTILLEMGHFYQVQDDYLDCYGNTTVTGKDSTDIQEGKCSWLIVVALQRATPEQRKILEECYGSKDLEKIERVKSLYNDLGLSNTYSIYEEETYNLLNTHIQQVSRGLPHDFFFNLLEKIYHRVN, encoded by the exons ATGGCGGGGCATATCACGACACAAAAAACCTGGATGACAAGCAAAGACGAAAGTCGCGAAATTATGGCTTTATGGCCTGATCTCGTTCGGgatattacgaatataaattattacttgGATATACCTGAAGTCTCCAAGTGGATGGCCAAG GTATTGCAGTATAATGTTCCTAACGGAAGAAAAAGGCGAGCATTAACATTGGTTTATGCTTATCGAATGCTCGTACCTTCGGATCAATTAACAAAGGAAAATATTCGCTTGGCGCGTATATTAGGCTGGTGTGTAGAACTG cTTCAAGCATTCCTATTGGTAATAGACGATGTCCAAGATAAATCTCATGTACGAAGAAATCAAACTTGTTGGTATCTTCATAATGACATTGGTTTAGGAGCCATTAACGATGCATTAATGATAGAACAAGCCGTTTATCAAATACtttatattcatttgaaagaaaaagaatgttatATCGATATAGTAGATTTGTTTCACAAG ATCACTTCGAAAACGATATTAGGACAATGTTTAGATCTGTTGTCAAATAATTTTGGTaagaagataaatttaaatcaatttacgATGGATCGATATAATTCTATCGTTAAGTACAAAACTGCCTATTATGGGTTTCTACTGCCAGTTCAGATTGCTATGTATTTA GCGAATATAAAAGATCCAGAAATGCACAGACAAgtgaaaacaattttattagagATGGGCCACTTTTATCAAGTTCAAGATGATTATTTAGATTGTTATGGCAATACAACAGTTACTGGTAAAGATTCTACGGATATACAGGAGGGAAAATGCTCATGGTTAATAGTTGTTGCTTTGCAACGTGCTACCCctgaacaaagaaaaatattagag GAATGTTATGGCTCAAAGGATTTGgaaaaaattgaacgagtAAAAAGTCTATACAATGATTTAGGTTTATCAAACACCTATTCCATATATGAAGAGGAAACATATAATCTGCTTAATACGCACATACAACAAGTATCACGCGGCTTACCgcacgatttcttttttaatttattggaaaaaatatatcatagagtaaattaa